In one Balaenoptera musculus isolate JJ_BM4_2016_0621 chromosome 20, mBalMus1.pri.v3, whole genome shotgun sequence genomic region, the following are encoded:
- the SYNGR2 gene encoding synaptogyrin-2 isoform X1 — protein MDGAEGRALLATLSSWGLSGPFPVALRTSIAEGRDPGREVGWTMSPRPLDGCRPLEAQAGLSGNPCRSCTAARLGRTLPSVPGAALATPLGRSRAGGKAAGWLLSSPRLRRRRRRRRRRRRHGERGLRRGQGGRLLRPAALPDAAAGGGARRVLGLRLDRVLMHLRSATPLTASTWSSATCSSQLSGPSCGLLASASLPINGQPLSRNMCWWEPTQPGRPSPSASFLSSPGACWPPWPTSATRPEWTTSSRTMWTPLWTPARPTPPTQARLRTATSSRPSPRAPRPQRATSRPPCTELQPGLVRGGGRAPGGPPLFPDSSPEAGLPELPAPLDPPGACPS, from the exons ATGGATGGAGCAGAGGGGCGGGCCCTCCTTGCGACCCTCTCTTCCTGGGGACTCTCTGGCCCCTTTCCAGTCGCCCTGCGGACCAGCATAGCAGAGGGACGAGACCCCGGCCGAGAGGTGGGCTGGACAATGAGCCCGCGGCCGCTGGACGGATGTCGGCCGCTGGAAGCGCAGGCCGGGCTGTCAGGGAACCCCTGCCGCTCCTGCACCGCCGCTCGCCTTGGGCGTACTTTGCCTTCGGTCCCTGGGGCGGCGCTGGCCACGCCCCTGGGGAGGAGCCGGGCCGGGGGCAAGGCGGCGGGCTGGCTCCTCAGCAGTccgcggctgcggcggcggcggcggcggcggcggcggcgacggcgaCATGGAGAGCGGGGCCTACGGCGCGGCCAAGGCGGGCGGCTCCTTCGACCTGCGGCGCTTCCTGACGCAGCCGCAGGTGGTGGTGCGCGCCGTGTGCTTG gTCTTCGCCTTGATCGTGTTCTCATGCATCTTCG ATCAGCAACGCCACTGACCGCAAGTACCTGGTCATCAGCGACCTGCTCTTCTCAG CTCTCTGGACCTTCCTGTGGTTTGTTGGCTTCTGCTTCCTTGCCAATCAATGGGCAGCCACTGAGCCGGAATATGTGCTGGTGGGAGCCGACTCAGCCCGGGCGGCCATCACCTTCagcttcttttctgtcttctcctgg GGCGTGCTGGCCTCCTTGGCCTACCAGCGCTACAAGGCCGGAGTGGACGACTTCATCCAGAACTATGTGGACCCCGCTCTGGACCCCAGCACGGCCTACGCCTCCTACCCAGGCGCGCCTGCGGACAGCTACCAGCAGCCGCCCTTCACCCAGAGCGCCGAGACCACAGAGGGCTACCAGCCGCCCCCCGTGTACTGAGCTGCAGCCGGGGTTggtaaggggaggagggagggcgcCTGGGGGGCCTCCCCTCTTCCCGGACTCCTCCCCCGAGGCTGGTCTCCCAGAGCTGCCGGCCCCTCTCGATCCACCTGGCGCCTGTCCGAGCTGA
- the SYNGR2 gene encoding synaptogyrin-2 isoform X2 has protein sequence MESGAYGAAKAGGSFDLRRFLTQPQVVVRAVCLVFALIVFSCIFGEGYSNTHSSKQQYCVFNLNEDACRFGSAIGVLAFLASAFFLVVDVYFPQISNATDRKYLVISDLLFSALWTFLWFVGFCFLANQWAATEPEYVLVGADSARAAITFSFFSVFSWGVLASLAYQRYKAGVDDFIQNYVDPALDPSTAYASYPGAPADSYQQPPFTQSAETTEGYQPPPVY, from the exons ATGGAGAGCGGGGCCTACGGCGCGGCCAAGGCGGGCGGCTCCTTCGACCTGCGGCGCTTCCTGACGCAGCCGCAGGTGGTGGTGCGCGCCGTGTGCTTG gTCTTCGCCTTGATCGTGTTCTCATGCATCTTCGGTGAGGGCTACAGCAACACCCACAGCTCCAAACAGCAGTACTGCGTGTTCAACCTCAACGAGGACGCGTGCCGCTTCGGCAGCGCCATCGGGGTGCTGGCCTTCCTGGCCTCGGCCTTCTTCCTCGTGGTTGACGTCTATTTCCCCCAGATCAGCAACGCCACTGACCGCAAGTACCTGGTCATCAGCGACCTGCTCTTCTCAG CTCTCTGGACCTTCCTGTGGTTTGTTGGCTTCTGCTTCCTTGCCAATCAATGGGCAGCCACTGAGCCGGAATATGTGCTGGTGGGAGCCGACTCAGCCCGGGCGGCCATCACCTTCagcttcttttctgtcttctcctgg GGCGTGCTGGCCTCCTTGGCCTACCAGCGCTACAAGGCCGGAGTGGACGACTTCATCCAGAACTATGTGGACCCCGCTCTGGACCCCAGCACGGCCTACGCCTCCTACCCAGGCGCGCCTGCGGACAGCTACCAGCAGCCGCCCTTCACCCAGAGCGCCGAGACCACAGAGGGCTACCAGCCGCCCCCCGTGTACTGA